A genome region from Opitutaceae bacterium includes the following:
- the lpxA gene encoding acyl-ACP--UDP-N-acetylglucosamine O-acyltransferase, whose protein sequence is MGVRIHPSALVDPSAQLGADVDVGPFAYVGAGVTLGDRCRLLHHASVEGLTTLGADCEIHPFTSIGARTQDLKYKGGSPGVRIGSRNILREYVSVHAATDDGNFTVIGDDNAILAYSHVAHDCRLGSHIVMSNSISLAGHVVVEDHATLGGVCGVHQFCRIGAYAMVSAYAKVVQDVGPFLIADGQPAIHRAFNKVGLERKGFTPDQIERVKQIFRILFRDGLNRTQALERLSQHGSAGTDEFQRVICFAHESERGLAPGPGA, encoded by the coding sequence ATGGGCGTGCGCATTCATCCCTCGGCCCTGGTCGATCCCTCCGCGCAACTGGGCGCCGATGTCGACGTGGGCCCCTTCGCTTATGTGGGCGCGGGTGTGACCCTGGGGGACCGCTGCCGTCTCCTTCACCATGCCTCCGTCGAGGGACTCACCACGCTCGGGGCGGACTGCGAGATCCACCCGTTTACAAGCATCGGCGCCAGAACCCAGGACCTGAAGTACAAGGGCGGATCGCCCGGGGTGAGGATCGGCTCGCGCAACATCCTCCGGGAATATGTTTCAGTACACGCCGCCACGGACGACGGGAACTTCACCGTGATCGGCGACGACAATGCGATACTCGCCTACAGCCATGTGGCGCACGACTGCCGGCTTGGAAGCCACATTGTGATGAGCAATTCGATCTCGCTCGCCGGACATGTTGTCGTCGAGGACCACGCCACCCTGGGCGGCGTGTGCGGCGTCCACCAGTTCTGCCGCATCGGAGCCTACGCCATGGTCAGCGCGTACGCGAAGGTCGTTCAGGACGTCGGGCCCTTTCTCATCGCCGACGGCCAGCCCGCGATTCACCGTGCGTTCAACAAGGTCGGGCTGGAGCGAAAGGGCTTCACACCCGATCAGATCGAGCGGGTGAAGCAGATCTTCCGGATTCTTTTCCGCGACGGACTCAATCGAACCCAGGCGCTTGAACGACTCTCGCAGCACGGGTCCGCCGGCACCGATGAATTTCAACGGGTGATCTGCTTCGCCCACGAAAGCGAACGGGGCCTCGCCCCCGGGCCCGGTGCCTGA
- a CDS encoding DUF971 domain-containing protein has protein sequence MHTPVDIQLVGPEVAIRWSDGLESFLSGEQLRAASPSAETQGERDIFGRQYGGDGPKRFQGVSVLGWEKIGNYALRFEFSDGHRTGLYSYDLLRDLADRHS, from the coding sequence ATGCACACGCCGGTCGACATCCAACTCGTCGGGCCCGAGGTCGCCATTCGCTGGAGCGACGGACTCGAGTCGTTCCTGTCCGGCGAACAATTGCGCGCGGCCTCGCCCAGCGCGGAAACGCAGGGCGAAAGGGACATCTTTGGCAGGCAGTACGGCGGCGACGGCCCGAAGCGTTTCCAGGGCGTGTCCGTGCTGGGCTGGGAAAAGATCGGAAACTACGCGCTGCGCTTCGAATTCAGCGACGGTCATCGCACCGGGCTCTACAGCTACGATCTGCTTCGCGATCTGGCGGACCGACATTCGTAG
- a CDS encoding bifunctional UDP-3-O-[3-hydroxymyristoyl] N-acetylglucosamine deacetylase/3-hydroxyacyl-ACP dehydratase — MKQRTLARAVSITGTGLHSGSPVQLTFKPAPANHGLVFRRTDLHGHPEIKPKIEFVGDLVRNTTVQEGHAKINLVEHVLSALHGCGIDNVIIEMNAAEPPILDGSARPFVNLILEGEPVEQDKDRVYYRLDAPVSVIKGNRSIVALPHDGLKITCTSTDDRGYHTQHLSIEIDPETYIAQIAGARTFTIYEDIEELLKLGKIRGGSLDSAIVIKGGTILSKEALRYKDEFVRHKILDIIGDIVLLGMPLKAHLVATCPGHQLNAELTRAIFERMQQTAKPSGRKKAGTTSTVSPTETELDIRRLLEALPHRYPFLLVDRVTEFRGDDELVAIKNVTINEPFFQGHFPGNPVMPGVLQLECMAQAAGVLMLRRSTSEGRTAYFMSADRAKFRKPVRPGDRITIVAKLTKTRGDKFATAECNCTVDGLLVSSAELMFALVDNPDEA, encoded by the coding sequence ATGAAACAACGCACGCTCGCGCGCGCCGTCTCCATCACTGGCACCGGCCTCCATTCCGGATCTCCCGTCCAGCTCACTTTCAAGCCCGCACCTGCAAACCATGGTCTGGTTTTCAGGCGCACGGACCTGCACGGTCACCCCGAGATCAAACCGAAGATCGAATTCGTCGGCGATCTCGTCCGCAATACCACGGTCCAGGAGGGGCACGCGAAGATCAATCTTGTCGAGCATGTGCTCAGCGCCCTGCACGGCTGCGGCATTGACAATGTCATCATCGAAATGAATGCCGCCGAGCCGCCGATCCTCGACGGTTCCGCACGGCCATTCGTCAATCTCATCCTCGAGGGAGAACCGGTCGAGCAGGACAAGGACCGCGTCTACTACCGGCTCGACGCCCCGGTCTCCGTGATCAAGGGCAACCGCTCGATCGTCGCCCTGCCCCACGACGGTCTCAAGATCACCTGCACATCCACCGACGATCGCGGCTACCACACGCAGCACCTCTCGATCGAAATCGACCCGGAGACCTACATCGCGCAGATCGCCGGTGCGCGGACCTTCACCATCTACGAGGACATCGAGGAGCTCCTCAAACTCGGCAAGATCCGCGGGGGAAGCCTCGATTCCGCGATAGTCATCAAGGGCGGCACGATCCTCTCAAAGGAGGCCCTGCGCTACAAGGACGAGTTTGTCCGCCACAAGATTCTGGACATCATCGGGGACATCGTGCTCCTCGGCATGCCGCTCAAGGCCCACCTTGTCGCCACGTGCCCGGGACATCAGCTCAACGCTGAACTCACCCGCGCCATCTTCGAGCGCATGCAGCAGACGGCCAAACCCTCCGGCAGGAAAAAGGCGGGCACCACGTCAACGGTCAGCCCCACCGAGACCGAACTCGACATCCGCCGCCTGCTCGAGGCCCTGCCTCACCGTTATCCGTTTCTCCTTGTCGACCGCGTGACGGAGTTCCGCGGCGATGACGAGCTCGTCGCGATAAAGAACGTGACGATCAACGAGCCGTTTTTCCAGGGCCACTTCCCCGGCAATCCCGTCATGCCCGGCGTGCTTCAGCTCGAATGCATGGCCCAGGCGGCCGGCGTGCTCATGCTGCGGCGCTCCACCAGCGAGGGGCGCACCGCCTATTTCATGAGCGCCGACCGGGCGAAATTCCGCAAGCCGGTCAGACCGGGCGACCGCATCACCATCGTCGCCAAACTGACCAAGACGCGCGGGGACAAGTTTGCCACCGCCGAATGCAACTGCACCGTGGATGGCCTGCTGGTGTCATCCGCAGAGCTGATGTTCGCCCTGGTCGACAATCCCGACGAGGCCTGA
- a CDS encoding thymidine phosphorylase: protein MTKRNIPPRRFIKPSFEFLIEKKRDGGEFTKDEVRYLIDSTLDGEMPRHQLAALAMAIYFQGMSAQETADLTEEMMLSGEVIDLSGIAKPKIDKFATGGIGDKTSLVLVPLAMAAGVVVPMMCGNEHDYVINTLDKLAAIPGFKAHLSNEQFVNQLARINGAIVAQSEDLAPADARLYDLRKETGTIPSLPLITGSVLSKKLAEGSEGLVIDVKWGNGSFIKDLEQAKQLARSMTRVGRSMKRRCVALVTDMNQPLGDSVGTALEIKEAIQLLKGEGPEDMKELVLKLGMEIVRLAGVAGSTLSAKQTVERHLTDGTALEKLKELVKAQGGDATYIDHPEKFTQARHIRKLPAPKRGYVHTINAAMIAHGVHILGAGRNSPTDRIDHAVGVSEIRKVGTQVKQGEPLMMIHYNDESKLEQALNYFKDAYRLAPKRPTPPPLVVERVA, encoded by the coding sequence ATGACGAAACGCAACATCCCTCCCAGGAGGTTTATCAAGCCAAGTTTTGAATTCCTGATCGAAAAGAAACGCGACGGCGGAGAATTCACCAAGGACGAGGTCCGCTATCTGATCGATAGCACGCTCGACGGTGAAATGCCCCGGCACCAGCTCGCCGCGCTGGCGATGGCGATCTATTTTCAGGGAATGTCCGCCCAGGAGACCGCGGATCTGACGGAGGAGATGATGCTGTCAGGCGAGGTGATCGATCTTTCCGGCATTGCAAAACCGAAGATCGACAAGTTCGCGACGGGCGGCATCGGCGACAAGACTTCGCTTGTGCTCGTGCCGCTCGCCATGGCCGCCGGCGTCGTCGTTCCGATGATGTGCGGCAATGAACATGACTACGTCATCAACACGCTCGACAAACTCGCCGCGATCCCGGGCTTCAAGGCGCACCTTTCCAACGAACAGTTTGTCAACCAGCTCGCACGCATCAACGGCGCGATCGTGGCGCAGTCCGAGGATCTCGCCCCCGCGGATGCCAGGCTCTACGACCTGCGCAAGGAAACGGGAACCATCCCGAGCCTGCCTTTGATCACCGGCTCCGTGCTTTCCAAGAAACTCGCGGAGGGATCCGAGGGCCTTGTCATCGATGTCAAGTGGGGCAACGGTTCCTTCATCAAGGACCTCGAGCAGGCAAAGCAGCTCGCCCGTTCGATGACCCGCGTGGGCCGCTCGATGAAACGGCGCTGCGTCGCGCTTGTCACCGACATGAACCAGCCGCTTGGCGACTCCGTGGGCACCGCCTTGGAGATCAAGGAGGCGATCCAGCTTCTGAAGGGAGAGGGCCCCGAGGACATGAAGGAACTCGTGCTCAAACTCGGCATGGAAATCGTCCGCCTCGCCGGCGTTGCCGGTTCCACGCTGTCAGCCAAACAGACGGTCGAACGCCACCTCACCGACGGCACCGCCCTCGAGAAACTCAAGGAGCTGGTCAAGGCGCAGGGGGGCGACGCCACCTACATTGATCATCCGGAGAAATTCACGCAGGCCCGGCACATCCGGAAGCTTCCGGCGCCAAAACGCGGTTACGTGCATACGATCAATGCCGCGATGATCGCGCACGGCGTGCACATTCTGGGAGCCGGCAGGAATTCGCCGACCGACAGGATCGATCACGCGGTTGGAGTGTCCGAGATCCGCAAGGTCGGGACCCAGGTCAAGCAGGGCGAGCCGCTCATGATGATTCACTACAACGACGAATCCAAGCTTGAGCAGGCGCTCAATTACTTCAAGGACGCCTACCGCCTCGCACCCAAGCGCCCCACCCCGCCGCCCCTTGTGGTCGAGCGGGTTGCCTGA
- the efp gene encoding elongation factor P yields MPAANDIRKGQVIKFNGEPHLVMETQHRTPGNLRAFVQIKMRNLRYGKALDQRFASTDTIEVLPTDRRTLEFSYADRDSYAFIDPESFDQIELSEGTLGDVKNYLTPGGKVDVLFVDEKPLSVDLPSAVNLKIVESAEGVKGDTASNVQKPAKLETGLVVQVPLFIKEGEVIRVSTADGTYLGRA; encoded by the coding sequence ATGCCCGCAGCCAACGACATCCGCAAAGGCCAAGTCATCAAGTTCAACGGCGAGCCCCACCTCGTCATGGAAACGCAGCACAGGACGCCCGGCAACCTGCGTGCGTTTGTGCAGATCAAGATGCGGAATCTCCGGTATGGGAAGGCCCTCGACCAGCGTTTTGCGTCGACGGACACGATTGAAGTGCTCCCGACCGATCGCCGGACGCTGGAATTCAGCTACGCGGATCGCGACTCCTATGCATTCATTGATCCGGAGAGCTTTGACCAGATCGAGCTGAGCGAGGGCACGTTGGGAGACGTCAAGAATTACCTGACCCCGGGCGGCAAGGTGGACGTTCTCTTTGTCGACGAGAAACCACTTTCCGTGGACCTGCCGTCTGCGGTGAATCTAAAGATTGTCGAAAGTGCGGAAGGTGTGAAGGGTGATACCGCCAGCAATGTCCAGAAGCCTGCGAAGCTTGAGACAGGACTCGTGGTCCAGGTGCCGCTCTTCATCAAGGAAGGCGAGGTCATCCGAGTCAGCACGGCGGATGGCACGTATCTGGGTCGCGCCTGA
- the hisI gene encoding phosphoribosyl-AMP cyclohydrolase, which yields MSLPLRTTTTEIELGRQLQPKFGSDGLIPCITQDFSTGEVLMFAYMNADSLEHTLRTRKATYWSRSRQKLWVKGEESGNVQMVRELRTDCDQDVLLIRVDQTGAANASCHNGYRSCFYRRLVDLDSAANRGDFSLEYTAERLFDPATVYKKK from the coding sequence ATGTCACTTCCCCTGCGAACCACCACCACCGAGATCGAGCTAGGCCGGCAGCTTCAACCCAAGTTTGGATCCGATGGGTTGATTCCGTGCATCACCCAGGACTTCTCCACCGGCGAGGTCCTGATGTTTGCCTACATGAATGCGGATTCCCTAGAGCACACGCTGAGGACGCGGAAGGCCACGTACTGGAGCCGGTCCCGTCAGAAGCTCTGGGTGAAGGGGGAGGAGTCCGGCAATGTGCAGATGGTGCGCGAACTCCGCACGGACTGCGACCAGGATGTCCTCCTCATCCGCGTGGATCAGACAGGCGCGGCCAATGCGTCGTGCCACAATGGATACAGGAGCTGTTTCTACCGGCGCCTGGTCGATCTGGATTCGGCGGCTAACCGGGGTGACTTCTCGCTGGAATACACCGCGGAGCGGCTTTTCGATCCAGCGACGGTTTACAAGAAGAAGTAG
- a CDS encoding dipeptidase — MKILPSRLREASASLLAIIASMTLAATGMAETAAEIHARALVLDTHFDSAVNLARPGWDVMQRHTWRDDFTQVDYPRLVDGGFDGGFWALYVRQGPRTPAGNAEARDTALKIAFRIREMAARHSDHFELATRSEDAERIAAEGKQIVYLSMENGYPLGNDLTLVQTFYDIGVRILGPVHLANNDLADSATDKDGPEHGGLSAMGKQLVKECNRLGIVLDASHASDQVLRDFLELSATPVILSHSGCKDVYDHPRNIGDDLLRALAAKGGVIQVNAFSAYVAPLKINPERNHAMAALMARFGGRSNIESPERFAEYLKARAELERQYPMPMATFDQYMAHVLHALKVAGPDHVGFSGDFDGGGGVEGLMDVTGAPRITERILAAGYTEADVKKFWSGNALRVLKVAEDYAAAHAKPPSLAAR, encoded by the coding sequence ATGAAGATACTCCCATCGCGTCTGCGCGAAGCATCCGCCAGCCTTCTGGCAATCATTGCCAGCATGACGCTTGCCGCCACGGGCATGGCCGAAACCGCCGCTGAAATCCATGCACGCGCCTTGGTGCTCGATACGCATTTCGACTCCGCAGTGAACCTGGCGCGTCCGGGCTGGGATGTCATGCAGCGCCACACCTGGAGGGACGACTTCACCCAGGTGGACTACCCGCGTCTGGTGGACGGCGGCTTCGACGGAGGCTTCTGGGCGCTGTACGTGCGGCAGGGGCCGCGCACGCCGGCGGGCAACGCGGAGGCGCGCGACACCGCGCTGAAGATCGCCTTTCGCATACGCGAGATGGCGGCCCGGCATTCGGACCATTTCGAGCTGGCCACCCGAAGCGAGGATGCCGAGCGCATTGCCGCCGAGGGGAAGCAGATCGTCTACCTTTCGATGGAGAACGGCTATCCGCTCGGCAATGACCTCACGCTCGTGCAGACGTTCTACGACATCGGCGTGCGCATCCTCGGGCCGGTGCATCTGGCGAACAATGATCTCGCGGACTCCGCCACCGACAAAGATGGTCCGGAGCACGGCGGGCTGAGCGCAATGGGAAAACAGCTCGTGAAGGAGTGCAACCGGCTGGGCATCGTGCTTGATGCGTCGCACGCGTCGGACCAGGTGCTCCGCGACTTTCTGGAACTGTCGGCGACTCCCGTCATCCTGTCGCATTCCGGGTGCAAGGATGTCTACGATCATCCCCGCAACATCGGCGACGACCTCCTGAGAGCGCTGGCAGCCAAGGGGGGCGTCATTCAGGTGAACGCCTTCAGCGCGTACGTGGCGCCGCTGAAGATCAATCCGGAGCGCAATCACGCCATGGCCGCCCTCATGGCCCGGTTCGGCGGTCGCTCGAACATAGAGTCACCCGAACGTTTTGCGGAATACCTCAAGGCGCGCGCCGAGTTGGAGCGTCAGTATCCCATGCCCATGGCCACCTTCGACCAGTACATGGCGCACGTGCTCCACGCTCTGAAGGTCGCGGGACCCGACCACGTGGGGTTCAGCGGCGATTTCGACGGAGGCGGCGGCGTGGAAGGGTTGATGGACGTGACTGGCGCCCCAAGAATCACAGAACGCATTCTCGCGGCCGGATACACGGAGGCCGACGTGAAAAAATTCTGGAGTGGCAACGCCCTGCGCGTCCTGAAAGTCGCGGAGGACTACGCCGCGGCACATGCTAAACCGCCGTCCCTTGCGGCCAGGTAG